GTGTCGAGCGCGCTCGTGGGCTCGTCGGCGATCACCACCTCGGGACTGCCCATCAAAGCGCGGGCCGCCGCGACGCGCTGCTGTTGCCCCACGCTCAGCTCCGCGATCGGCGAATCGAGATACTGTTCGATATCGAGTTGCGACGCGATATCGCGCACGGCGTCGTCGAGCGAACGTCCGCCCAGGCGCGCGAGTCGCGCCGGCTCGAGTCGCACCGGTAGCAGGATGTTCTCCCGCACCGGGAGATACGGAATGAGGTTGAACATCTGGAACACGTAGCCCAGATGCCTCGCCCGGAACGCGTCTCGCGCGCCGCCCGACATGGTCGAGAAATCCTGACCCAGAATGCGCACGCTGCCGCTGGTCGCCTGCAGCACACCCGCAAGAAGGCCGAGGAGCGTGGTCTTGCCACTGCCACTCGGCCCGTGCAGAAACACCGTCTCGCCGCGGGCGATCGCCAATGAGTCGATGGCCAGCACGTCGCGTCCCTTCTTGTACGAAAATCGCAACGCGGACAGCTCCACCGCCGGCGTCCCGATCACTGCGGAACCGGCGGGAGCTGCCACGGGGGCACCTTCACTCATTTCGACGAGTAGGGTTCGACCTTGAGTCCTTCCAGCTGGTAGCCCACGGTGCCGTACGGGCTCTCGACCGAGGCGATCTTGAGACGTCCCGACATCCACACGGCGTCGAACAGGTTGAGCTTGACGGCCTTCTTGCCACCCATCTCCACCATGACGATCTGGTTCGGCGGCGGCGGCGGCGTGTGCACGCAGGCGCCGTAGTACGGCACCAGCAGGAACTCAGCGCCCTCTTCCTGGAAGTCGTCGAGCGGCACAACGAAGCCCGGAATCCGGACCAGCTTGCCCTCGAGCTTCTTGAGCGTGTCGGTCGACTTACCGTTCGTGTAGTCGAGGCCGGCCAGCACGCGCCAGTCGATATTCACCGCCTCTTCGACGAGCGCCTTCGGCGAAGCTTTCGCTTCAGCCTTCGGGGCCGTCGGCGCCTTGGACACGACAGGAGCGGCCGCGACGCGGACAGGCGGCGTGGAGCGGGCGGGCGTGGTAAACGCCGTCGTAGCCAACAGCACGACGGAGATTCCAGCCAGCGAAAGCACAGGTGAACGGCGGAGCATGGCGAATCCTGGGAGCAGGACGAACGGGAGCCGACGCGACGACGTCGCGGGTCACTCCCGGAAATTTACGCAATCCGGGCGGGAACGCTGAAGGAAGCGAACGCGCGAGCGCTGCCGCCGTTCCTGAAAGTACCCCAAGCGCGGCGGCTCGTGCCCAGTCGACACGGTATATTCCGCCTCATGAGCCGCGCCGAGATCACCACGCCGGAAGCCCTGGCCGACGAGAGCGTCGTCGAGTTGTCGCTTCGCCCCCAACGCCTGGTCGAGTTCATCGGCCAGAAAAAGGTCAAGGACAGCCTCGGCATCGCCATCGCGGCGGCCCGCGCACGCAAGGAACCGCTCGACCACACCCTGTTCTTCGGACCGCCGGGGCTCGGGAAGACCACGCTCGCCGACCTGATGGCCCGCGAACTCGGGGTGAATCTCACCACCACCTCCGGCCCTGCGCTCGAGAAGCCGGCCGATCTCGTCGGCCCCCTCACCAATCTGCGTGAGGGCGATGTGCTGTTCATCGACGAAATCCACCGCATGCGTCCGATCATCGAGGAGTTTCTCTATCCGGCGATGGAGGACTACCGGATCGACATCCGGCTGTCCGATGGTCCCAAGGCGCAGACCGTGACGATGAACATCGAGAAGTTCACGTTGGTCGGCGCCACGACGCGACTCGGCATGCTGACCGCACCGCTCCGCGCGCGCTTCGGCATCGTGCAGCAGCTGGGCTTCTATCCGGTCGACGAACTCGAAGTGATCGTGCGCCGTACGGGCGAAGTGCTCAAGGTGGAGATGGACCCGCTCGGCGCGCACGAAATCGCCAAGCGTTCGCGCGGCACGCCGCGCGTAGCGAACCGGTTGCTGCGTCGCGTGCGCGATTACGCACAGGTGTGCGCCGACGGCCGCATTACGCTCGAGGTCGCGCAGGCCGCGCTCGAGCTCAATAACGTCGACCATTTCGGACTCGACGACATGGATGCGCGCCTTCTCAAGTCGATCATCGAGAAGTTCGACGGTGGGCCGGTCGGGCTCGGCACGATCGCCGCGGCGATTGGCGAGGATCCTGGCACGATTGAAGAGGTATATGAACCGTTTCTGGTTCAGCATGGCTTTCTGCAGCGCACGCCGCGCGGCCGCGTTGCCACGGCCCATGCATATCGCCATCTTGGCTATGTTCCGCCCATTGGTGCTTTCGAACAACCCACCCTGTTCTAAGCTCTCCGCAAAATGATCACAATGTTTGGCACGTCGGTGCGAGCCACTCGGCTTGCACTCGTATTGCTTCTGCCCGTCACGCTGGCGGCGCAGCCGATGGCACCGCAGCCCACACGGCAATCGATCGCGCAGATCGCCGACTCCGTTGCCGCGATCGGCGATACGGCCAGAGCCGTCGCTTTGCTCGATTCAGCCGTTCGCCGCGACAAGCGTGACGCGGCGTCGTGGCATCAGCTCGGCTTGCTGTTGTGGAATCAGGCCCGCAGCGCTCGCAATCCTGACATCATGAAGGATCAGAAGAAGATCCGCATGCTGATTGCGGCCGACACCTCGCTGCGGCTCGCCACGAAGCTCGCCCCCGACAGTGGGCGCTTCTGGCTCAGTCTGAGTCGGTTCAATCTGCAGTCTGGTGTCTCGACCATGCGTTTCGCGTCGACCGGTCAGGCGCGCGAAGTCATGACGGCGGCTGAGCGCGTAAATGACAAGGTCATGCTGGCCGAGGCCGCCGACATGGCGGGGATGGGCGCGTGGCGGCGCTACGATGCGCAGGCCAATCGCGGTCTGCCAACCGGCTTCTCGAAGATTGTCGTTCCAAGTGGCATGGAACGCCGGCTTGCCCGTGACTATGTCAATACGATTGCCAACAAGATCGAGCCGCCCACCGGCGACGCGGATCATGCCGAGGCGCTCGATCTCTTCTCGCGCGCCGTCGGGGCTGATTCAAGTAATCTGATGTACAGCCGCCACCTGTACATGGCGTACGTGGAGCGCAAACGCTGGACCGATGTGGTCACGGTTGCGTCGATGCGCGCACGACAGTTCCCGCTCGACTTTCAGTCGCAGCTGGCCCTCGGACTCGCGTACCACCGGCTCGCCAACGAGAAAGGCGCCACGATCGCCTTCGATAGCGCCTTCGCGCTGATGGACGACAACGAGGCGAATCGATTGAAGAATCTGGTGCGCATCATGCGCCCGCGGCCGCGCGCGAACTTGAAAGGAACAGAGCAAGTCGCTGACTCGGCCAGCTGGGCGAGGTTGCCGTCGTCGCAGCGCGAGGGGTTGGAGGCGATGTTCTGGATGATGAGCGACCCGCTGGCGCTCACCCAGGAGAATGAATTCCGCCTCGAGTTCCTCGCGCGCGTGGTATACGCCGATTTCCGGTGGACGGTCGACGATCTGAACCTGCGCGGCGCCGATACCGATCGGGGCGATGTGTACGTGCGGTACGGTCCACCCGATTTTGAGATGACGATTCCCGGCAGCACCACGGACGGCCGCCAACGGCTGGACGGAGAAGTGACGCTGTTCTGGGATTACACCAACAGCTTCACGTTCTTCTTCGACCTGAAGCCCGGTTACGCTACGGGACGTCTCGCGTTGTTCGACCGCGATTACGTGGAGCGGCTGAACGACGTCGCGCCGGTGTCGTTCGCCAACGTACCGGTGACACGACTGCTCGATACGATTCCGATGCGCATCGCCCGGTTCCGGTCGGGTGCCGACTCGACCGACGCGCTCATCGCCGCGTTGGTACCGATCGATTCGCTGGTGCGCGGAAACGTCCTCGAGCGCGTGCCCGTCGACATCGACCTGCGCGTCTTCGATCAGTTCGTTCGCGTGCGGGGGATGGAATCGGATCAGCTCACCTTCGCACGCGACAGCAGCGCAGGGTCGCTCGGGCGCTTGTGGTCGCGACGGCTTGGCCCCGGCATCAATGTGGTGCGCGTCGAAGCGCTCCAAGGCGACAGCAAACGCGGCGCCCGCGCGATGGCGCGGCTCGACCCGGCCACGAACGTCGGCTTCGGCATGAGCGACGTGCTGCTCGGCAACAAGCCGGAACTCCGCAGTGGTGTCGTCACGCCTTCGCGTTGGCGCGACATCGCTATCACGCCGAGCGTGGGCAGCTACGCGCGCGGCAGCTCGCTCGGACTGCTCTGGGAGATGTACGATCTGGTCCCGAAGGACGGGCAGACGAAGTACCGCGTGGCGATCACCGTGGAGCGTGCGGATCGCGACGGCGTGGCCGGATTCACACTGCGCGTGCTCGACAATCTCGGTCGGGCCGTGGGACGCGCGCAGCAGTCCCGCGATCGCTTCACGATCTCCTTCGATCGGCAGGGCGGCGCGCTGCCGGTGCTGGTGGAATACCTGTCGCTCGATATGACGCAGGCTCCATCCGGCGGCTACCGCATGCGCGTCGAAGTCACCGACCTCGCCAATCAGAAGAAAACGGCTCGTAATACGGAATTCCGGATACGCTGACGCACCAAAACGGTCTGGACTGTTGCGCTCAAGCGCCGATTCGATTGTCTTTCTGCGCTTCCATGACTGCAATGCCTGACTCCATCGACGCGATTCCCCAGCAGGGAACCCGCACCTCCGATTATGACTACGAGCTCCCCGAGGAGCGCATCGCGCAGCGTCCCGTCGAGCCGCGCGATGCGAGCCGTCTGCTCGTGGTCGACCGGCGCGACGGCAGCGTGGCCCATCGCACGTTCCGCGACATCGCCGAACTGATTCCGGCGGGTGACGCGATTGTGGTGAACACCACCAAGGTGTTTCGCGCGCGACTGCTTGGGCATCGGGAGAGCGGCGGCCCGGCGGAAATCCTGTTGCTTCGCCCGGTCAACGGCGATCACTACGAAGCGATGATTCACCCGGGCGGCAAGCTGCGGCCGGGTCGCGTGGTCACGATCGCCCCCGACTTCCGTGTCGAGATCGTGGACACGACGCCGCGTCGCACGCGCATCGTGCGTCTGCACACCAACGGCGACGTGGCCGGTACGATCGAGCGGTACGGGCATGTACCGCTGCCGCCCTATATCGAGCGCGCCGACGAATCGGGCGACATCGCCCGTTACCAGACGGTGTACGCCGAAACGGTCGGGTCGGTCGCGGCCCCAACGGCCGGTCTGCATTTCACCCCTGATCTGCTCGACACGTTGCGCGCGCGCGGTGTCGAAATGGCGCACGTCGTCCTGCACGTGGGGGCGGGCACCTTCCGTCCCGTCAGCGACGAAGACCCGTCGCAGCACGTGATGCACGAAGAATGGTGTGAAGTCACCAGCGATACGGCGCAGCAGTTGAATGCCGTGCGGGCCCGCGGCAATCGCGTGTGGGCGATCGGCACGACCACGGTACGCACGCTCGAAACGGCCACCGATGTGCATGGCGTGCTGCACCCGTTCAGCGGCGAGACGAACATCTTCCTGCGCCCACCCGCCACGATCCGCGGCATCGACAAGCTGGTCACCAATTTCCACCTGCCGAAGTCCACGCTCATCATGCTGGTGGCCGCCTTTGCCGGCTACGACCTCACGATGCAGGCGTACCGGACGGCCGTGGCCGAGAACTACCGGTTCTATTCGTACGGCGACGCGATGGTTGTCGTGTAGGCTTCCAGATGCCCGTGGTGAACTGATTACGCAGAGGCGCAGAGCACGCAGAGAACGCAGAGGGATACCCCTTTGGGGTGGCTCTCTTTTTTATTTTTGCTTTCGCGGTTCTCTGCGTGCTCTGCGCCTCTGCGTTCCCTGCGTGATCAGTTCTACGCCCAATCCGACGTCCCCGACCTCCCGCGAAGCCCCTTAGTGACCGCTCCGTTCTCCTTCGAACTCGACGCCACCGACGGCCTCGCCCGCGCCGGCCAGTTCACGACGCCGCATGGCGTGATGAACACGCCGCAGTTCATGCCCGTGGGCACGCTGGCGTCGGTGAAAGCGCTCGATCCCGAGGATCTGCATCGCCTCGGCGCCACGATGATCCTGGCCAACGCGTATCACCTACGCCTGCGGCCAGGCGACGAGATGATCCGCACCATGGGCGGCTTGCATCGCTTCATGCACTGGGACGGCCCGATCCTTACCGATTCCGGTGGCTTTCAGGTGTTCTCGCTGGAAGGACTGCGCACCATCAACGAACAGGGCGTCGAATTCCGCAGCCACCTGGATGGGTCGCTGCAGCAGTTCACGCCGGAATCCGTCATGCGCATCGAGCGCAACCTGGGCGCCGACGTGATCATGCAGTTCGATCACGTGGTGCCAGGCCAGACGGAGGCGGGGCTGGCCCGCGTCGCGATGGAACGCAGCATCCGGTGGCTGGAGCGCTGCCGGGTAGAGTTCGACCGGCTCATGCGGGAAGATCCCGACGCTCCGACCCCGGTTCAGGCCCTCTTCCCCATCGTGCAGGGCGGTATTCACGCCGATCTGCGACGGGAATCGGCCACGGCCATCCGCGATGCCGCCGACTGGGTTGGCCTCGGCATCGGCGGGCTATCGGTGGGCGAGGCCAAGCCCGACATGTACGCCATGCTCGACGTGGTCAACGAGGCGCTCCCAACGGACCGTCCCCGCTATCTCATGGGTGTCGGCTTCCCGGAGGACCTGGTGGAAGGGGTGGCCCGCGGGGTCGACCTGTTCGACTGCGTCGCGCCGACACGCATGGGGCGGACGGGAGCCTTTTTCACGACCACGGGCCGCCGCAGCATCAAGAACGCCGCCTGGCGCCTCGACCCGGGGCCGCTGGACGACGAGTGCAGCTGCGCGGCCTGCAGCCGCTTCTCCAAGGCCTACATCCGGCACCTGTTCGTGTCGGAAGAGATCCTCGGACTGCGCCTCCTCAGCCTCCACAATGTACATTTCCTTGTTGCGCTGATGCGCGACGCACGCGCCGCTGTTCAGGCCGGCACGTTCCAGGGCTGGAGCCGTGACTGGCTCGCCCGCTATCACTCACGATCGACGTCTTCATGAGCTTCTCCGTCCTTGCCAGCTTCGCCGCCCTGCAGTTGGGTGGCAGCAGTCAGATCGCTTCCATGATTTTCATGTATGGCGCGATCTTCGCGATCTTCTACTTCGTGCTCATCCGCCCGCAGCAGCGGCAGCGGAAGGCGCACAACGAGCTCGTGCAGGCGCTCAAGAAGGGCGACGAGATCGTTACCGCCGGCGGCTTGGTGGGCGAAGTCGTGCACATCAATCCAGTTAACAAGGATGGTGCGGCCAGCATGGAAGACCGCATCACCATCAAGACGGGTGAGTCGAAGGTGATCGTCGAGCGTGGCCGCATTTCGCGCGTCGGCTCCTCCACCCCGGCGGCCTGAGGTATCCGTGTCGTTGCTCGATATTCACGTCCTGGGTTCGCCGATCCTCCGCCAGGAGACGGAACGGGTCGAGCAGTTCACGCCGGAGTTGCGGCGGCTCGTGGACGACATGTTCGACACGATGGACAAGGCCAAGGGCGTCGGACTCGCGGCGCCGCAGGTCGGACGGCGTGAACGGCTGGCGGTTGTCGAGGTGGACGACGCGCGGCTCGTCGTCATCAACCCCGAGATCATCCTGAAGGAAGGCTCGGTGCGCGGCGAGGAAGGCTGTCTCTCGATTCCCGAAGTGTACGCCGACGTGGACCGGTTCTCGCGCGTGATCGTGCGAGCGCAGGACATCGACGGCATCTGGTACGAAGTGGAGGGC
This region of Gemmatimonas groenlandica genomic DNA includes:
- a CDS encoding ABC transporter ATP-binding protein; amino-acid sequence: MSEGAPVAAPAGSAVIGTPAVELSALRFSYKKGRDVLAIDSLAIARGETVFLHGPSGSGKTTLLGLLAGVLQATSGSVRILGQDFSTMSGGARDAFRARHLGYVFQMFNLIPYLPVRENILLPVRLEPARLARLGGRSLDDAVRDIASQLDIEQYLDSPIAELSVGQQQRVAAARALMGSPEVVIADEPTSALDTDRRERFLKLLFASCEKAKATLVFVSHDHTLMPLFSRTVELMEINRAAKVGADA
- a CDS encoding DUF3299 domain-containing protein; amino-acid sequence: MLRRSPVLSLAGISVVLLATTAFTTPARSTPPVRVAAAPVVSKAPTAPKAEAKASPKALVEEAVNIDWRVLAGLDYTNGKSTDTLKKLEGKLVRIPGFVVPLDDFQEEGAEFLLVPYYGACVHTPPPPPNQIVMVEMGGKKAVKLNLFDAVWMSGRLKIASVESPYGTVGYQLEGLKVEPYSSK
- the ruvB gene encoding Holliday junction branch migration DNA helicase RuvB, with product MSRAEITTPEALADESVVELSLRPQRLVEFIGQKKVKDSLGIAIAAARARKEPLDHTLFFGPPGLGKTTLADLMARELGVNLTTTSGPALEKPADLVGPLTNLREGDVLFIDEIHRMRPIIEEFLYPAMEDYRIDIRLSDGPKAQTVTMNIEKFTLVGATTRLGMLTAPLRARFGIVQQLGFYPVDELEVIVRRTGEVLKVEMDPLGAHEIAKRSRGTPRVANRLLRRVRDYAQVCADGRITLEVAQAALELNNVDHFGLDDMDARLLKSIIEKFDGGPVGLGTIAAAIGEDPGTIEEVYEPFLVQHGFLQRTPRGRVATAHAYRHLGYVPPIGAFEQPTLF
- a CDS encoding GWxTD domain-containing protein, with the protein product MITMFGTSVRATRLALVLLLPVTLAAQPMAPQPTRQSIAQIADSVAAIGDTARAVALLDSAVRRDKRDAASWHQLGLLLWNQARSARNPDIMKDQKKIRMLIAADTSLRLATKLAPDSGRFWLSLSRFNLQSGVSTMRFASTGQAREVMTAAERVNDKVMLAEAADMAGMGAWRRYDAQANRGLPTGFSKIVVPSGMERRLARDYVNTIANKIEPPTGDADHAEALDLFSRAVGADSSNLMYSRHLYMAYVERKRWTDVVTVASMRARQFPLDFQSQLALGLAYHRLANEKGATIAFDSAFALMDDNEANRLKNLVRIMRPRPRANLKGTEQVADSASWARLPSSQREGLEAMFWMMSDPLALTQENEFRLEFLARVVYADFRWTVDDLNLRGADTDRGDVYVRYGPPDFEMTIPGSTTDGRQRLDGEVTLFWDYTNSFTFFFDLKPGYATGRLALFDRDYVERLNDVAPVSFANVPVTRLLDTIPMRIARFRSGADSTDALIAALVPIDSLVRGNVLERVPVDIDLRVFDQFVRVRGMESDQLTFARDSSAGSLGRLWSRRLGPGINVVRVEALQGDSKRGARAMARLDPATNVGFGMSDVLLGNKPELRSGVVTPSRWRDIAITPSVGSYARGSSLGLLWEMYDLVPKDGQTKYRVAITVERADRDGVAGFTLRVLDNLGRAVGRAQQSRDRFTISFDRQGGALPVLVEYLSLDMTQAPSGGYRMRVEVTDLANQKKTARNTEFRIR
- the queA gene encoding tRNA preQ1(34) S-adenosylmethionine ribosyltransferase-isomerase QueA — protein: MPDSIDAIPQQGTRTSDYDYELPEERIAQRPVEPRDASRLLVVDRRDGSVAHRTFRDIAELIPAGDAIVVNTTKVFRARLLGHRESGGPAEILLLRPVNGDHYEAMIHPGGKLRPGRVVTIAPDFRVEIVDTTPRRTRIVRLHTNGDVAGTIERYGHVPLPPYIERADESGDIARYQTVYAETVGSVAAPTAGLHFTPDLLDTLRARGVEMAHVVLHVGAGTFRPVSDEDPSQHVMHEEWCEVTSDTAQQLNAVRARGNRVWAIGTTTVRTLETATDVHGVLHPFSGETNIFLRPPATIRGIDKLVTNFHLPKSTLIMLVAAFAGYDLTMQAYRTAVAENYRFYSYGDAMVVV
- the tgt gene encoding tRNA guanosine(34) transglycosylase Tgt, with product MGWLSFLFLLSRFSACSAPLRSLRDQFYAQSDVPDLPRSPLVTAPFSFELDATDGLARAGQFTTPHGVMNTPQFMPVGTLASVKALDPEDLHRLGATMILANAYHLRLRPGDEMIRTMGGLHRFMHWDGPILTDSGGFQVFSLEGLRTINEQGVEFRSHLDGSLQQFTPESVMRIERNLGADVIMQFDHVVPGQTEAGLARVAMERSIRWLERCRVEFDRLMREDPDAPTPVQALFPIVQGGIHADLRRESATAIRDAADWVGLGIGGLSVGEAKPDMYAMLDVVNEALPTDRPRYLMGVGFPEDLVEGVARGVDLFDCVAPTRMGRTGAFFTTTGRRSIKNAAWRLDPGPLDDECSCAACSRFSKAYIRHLFVSEEILGLRLLSLHNVHFLVALMRDARAAVQAGTFQGWSRDWLARYHSRSTSS
- the yajC gene encoding preprotein translocase subunit YajC; protein product: MSFSVLASFAALQLGGSSQIASMIFMYGAIFAIFYFVLIRPQQRQRKAHNELVQALKKGDEIVTAGGLVGEVVHINPVNKDGAASMEDRITIKTGESKVIVERGRISRVGSSTPAA
- the def gene encoding peptide deformylase: MSLLDIHVLGSPILRQETERVEQFTPELRRLVDDMFDTMDKAKGVGLAAPQVGRRERLAVVEVDDARLVVINPEIILKEGSVRGEEGCLSIPEVYADVDRFSRVIVRAQDIDGIWYEVEGTELLGRCLQHEIDHLHGRLFTDRLSLLKRRAAMREWEYEKAKYPKLLRVLPVGDLPKERDATTSDSKT